TGCAAAATAATGCATGTTAAaataatatcttttaatttttcctGTACCAATAACGAGTTGGACCTCTAATAATCGACCATCGAGATTGGAGCATTCCAAATTCCTGTTCAACATCTTTTCATGCAAACTATTGTCTTTCCTTAAACAACCATCTTTTAGGATCCTCCGAGCAAGAAAAATCCGTCACGAAAGTAGTCCATTCCGGATATATTCCATATGTTAGAATAATAACTATTCGTATAATGAGTGCCATTAACCATGAAATTGATATACAGAGCATTTCCTTGCAAGACATTGAGATTCGTACAACACGTCGATATCATTACGTGAACCCGTGACTCCAAAAAATGTGTGCTACATCAAAAAGTCTTGAGATGTGACCTCTTCAAGTACGATTGTCGGTGACCCATGACCTCTTGTAAACTGGCCTTTCCAAGCGACTGGGAAATTTTTCCATTATCAGTACATACAATTAAGGGTACCCAACATGCCAAGGAATTCGTGCCGCTCTTCATGCATTTGAAGATGTTGAAAATCGTCAGCATTATACCTTCTCAAGTATCGATCAccaaataattcaaacacattTTTGCAGAACTTGAAAAGACACTTGATAGTAGTTGATTTACTCATACATAAGTACTCGTCAAGATGGTCGGCATGGACTCCATAAGTCAATTGACGTATAGCAGCCGTGCAGTTTTGTAGTGATGACAATCTTTTTCTTCTAGCAGCATCGTTCCTCAGTTGAAAATGAATGACCTCAAGTGGATTCACAATGCGAAGAAATAAATCTCTTCTCATCCTAAATTGTCTTCGAAACATATGATCTGGATACACCGTGTTCGTGAAAAGAATAATCATTGACGAGGCTCAAGTTATCGGTTTCACGATTTCTTTGAATGAACCTTCTTCTTCGTCACATCTCATTTTTACTTTGATATGCTTCATGTATTTGTCTGCTTAGTTGAAGCATGCATGACATCATTTCTTCTCCTAGATCATAAACTTCGTCATGAACTTCAACTTGTAATTCGTCTACGCGTGTTGAGTTAGAGCTAGAGCTGCTCGAATAAGGAGACATTTGGTTAAAAGTTAGGATTCAagaaataaatattgaaaataaaattgagaatAAGATAATGGAAGAGAAGAGATATTGAGTGTGATTATGAGTAGAAATGTGTTGGGATGAATGAACGAATTTGTAGaaattacatattatttataatgagatttttttttttaaaattttattaaagagAGCCATTAGGCTTTAAGctctttcaaatatatttttttgaaaagggCCGTTAGGCTCTAGGCTCTTTCtatatacatttttaaaaataaaatagtttggctctttacaaaaaaattaattacaaaatataataaaaataaaagatagatGATAATTTAGCACAATCCAACTTATGCTGAAGTCAAGCAAACGGtaaatcattattatttaaaataacataatattattatttttaaaaaatttacttaatatttaattagcaaCAACTAATTTGTgctgaaataaaattaaatatttattaaattgaaaGAGAATTACATCAACTGAAAATTACATATTACAATGATTGAaaagataatttatttatgaaaaaattacaataattgaaaaaataattacagTAATTGAAAATTACATATTTCATTTCTCCCTAATTGGTCACACAGGTGTTCATGAACTATAAACTGCTCCGACGTCATTTGTTAAGTATCCTTCGAAAGGATTTTGTATTCCTTCAGCAAATATTTGCTCTTCTTTGCTTCAGATTTGTTAAAGATAACTTTTTCTTTCATGTTTTCTATTGCATGTTCTTTTAGTTACCATTCAAATTCGTTGTTTTTTATGTTGGTGTGCTGAGTAAAACTTTCAAACATACTGTTGTAGTTTGTTGCCATAACCTCCATTGACGATTTAGCTGTGATTTTCTCTTTCCTTTTTGCGTCCTTTTGACCCATTTGACGAATCTCTTCTTCTTTGCATCTAAATCTACACTCGTATCTTGGTTCAATGAGGTGTTGATAGCCCTCGACTCCGAGATCCTCACCTTCTTTGTACCAAGTGATCATTGTGGAGTAAATAGTAGATGAGTTTTCATGATTCTCCATACATATATACATCGGTAATTTAATAAAGAATTCAGGCCAAGACATACTGAAGTGTTGCCATAGAGTATTGAAGTCATTCATACACAATACCTAATCACTGTATTGATTAGAGTGATGCTTATTAAAGAGGAGTTTGGCTTCACAAACGTTGCATCCATAGTGTtggttatttattttgataagtGTTTTTGATGTAATTTGCTCCCTCACTTTGTTAAGGGAGTTAACTTTTCTTTATTAACTAGTGACaagttttctagtgaattttttgcTTGAGACAACGCATACACACTGTGCAtgattaattatgtttttttttatccatcAAAATTTAATTGTATGATAATTATTCTGCTGCATGTTGTGTTACACTGCATATAACACCTATATTATCTGATATTTCACACAATCTCCATCTATTTACtacttttatgttaaacaaCTCTTTCACCacatatttatcatatttgtAACAGCTGTATGTTGGAAGGCAAACCTTCAGCCTGTGGTAGCATAATCCACAACATAGGCTGAATATATCGCCATCACACGAGCAATTAAAGAGGATTTGAGACTAACTGGACTTGTGGCTGAATTAGGAGTTCAAGATATAATCATAGACAGCTAAAGTGCAATACACTAGACTAAGAACCAAGTTTTCTACGAAAGAACTAAACATGTGGATGTTAAGTTGCATTTTGCAAGAGAAGTTGTTGCCTAGAAAAAAGTAGTGGTGGAAAAGGTTAACATTATTGTTAATGCAGCGGATATGCTAACCACAGCTTTGCCAGGAGGGAAGTTCAAACAGTGTCTGGACTTAATCAAAGTCGAAGAGCAGGCAGGCCCTTAGACTGGGAAAAGTGACAAAAAACAATCAAAAGATCAATTCTGAGGCAAGGTGGAGAAATGTGGAATATATTGTCCCTGGACATTGACTCATTATTGGTGGTGTAATATCAAGGTGGAGCTGGTGCATTGGATCAGAAGGTTTAAGCAATAGGAGAGGTCAAGAATCGGGTAAAAAGGGATGGATCCAATTGGTGGGAGTTACACACTCAATGGGATTTAAATACTTCAATCCGTTCATTTTGCGATTAATTTTTGACAACAGAAAACTCCGGAAAGTACTTGCTGCAacatagagttttttttttcctcttctttTACTTGAAATTCTGATTTAGATCCACTGAAGTGATCTGTAAACTTGTGTACACCATTGATGGTGGTCTGAGATCATTAAAAGATTTGGGGAGTTGCTGATATGCGGAGTAGACATTGTCGAACCACGTTATTGTAAAAGTAGGTGCCAAGTAAGTCAATTTGTGGCTTGAGTTTTTATTGACTATAatgtaaaatgatttttattttaataatattttatgattttattcaattatgacattatactttatctatatatccatgctAGGTGCATAGACAAAATCTTTGAATAtgcaataggtaccatgaggtctgcctcACAATATAAGATCATAAACCTCATTAGGAAGTGTgccatatattctaaacatgttcctagtcgaatcagccgtctaaaataaggataaatatcgcttgagcttgagactaacatctgtgatgtaaacaccATGTTTCATTGACAAGGCTATAGAGATGTCTATTCATACATATgtgtgatcatatgatgataaactgaacaaccctcccttggACTGTCCAGTCGATTCTCACTTATTAAGTGGAATAGTCCGCGATATGGTTATACACCACTAATCTTCTGACCCAGGAAATGTAGGGGTTATTCATACTAGTATGCACTTTAATCTGTTTAcggactccattgagggtcatgatgtagcgaggttgggtatagttttgAAATACATAAAAGCAAATtcattgtagtcggagattcaccgtttgcctacgggtgaagatatcttatgtgatctgatgagttaatagtgcaaaaagtctctggccagagtaagaAATGTAATTTAGAGAAATGTGTTTttctagttgcacataccatatCACTTTTAGTGCTCAAAGATAAATAATATCTTTAATGAAACCATATGTAACTCTCGACacaccaatggttgcagattcgaatGGGATATATGTTGAACAGACCGTACCGTACGCTAATCATGACTTAATGTTCTTTCATGCACTATCAACGTTACCTAGGgtatcatggggcgatgctactaggcgctcttaccatgatccgaatggtgcaatcagaaatgagttctgacattcttgatcaaggagctgATGAAAATAATAAGGATAATTAGGATAAGCCcgattaagaataaatgttattctgaatcacatggagacatgaacccacggctagctgtatccatTAACCATTGATGGTCACATAAGTATCAGATTCGGTGTTCCcgttgaaaaagttaaagttcaaggagttgaatttgacgactatAATTTGATGGAAATCAAACAGaatgcttataaaggagtttataagctgGTTTCATAGGATGAAAGAAATGAAAGTTagcttaattgctaattaaaaaaggagagtggaactggcTGTTTTGGTCTAAAGTAGCAGCTGCCCAATATAGTAAGTGTCttcaaaattttccattttcattatatgaacaagacttgtatcCTTGATTTATCGGTACTgtcggatcgtcgatcgaggTCATAATGAATTcagaatcatttatttagtgaattgatAATTAACTGATTAAATGATGTTACTGGTAATGATGACCACTAACGTGTATAAATTCTCATAAAATGTTCTAAATGattctagaattaaattaactaaagaGTTAATTACATagattaaataatggttatttaatttaattaatatatctatGAATGTATTAAAAGTGCAtgtgtaaatatattaatatatatacattttatatggtgatataaaatatgtgtatatatgatagtaatatatcatccattatcaaaaattgataaatacattatatattaataatatgaaaattttaatataatgaaataatagaGTCCTAATGGGACAAGAACGAGGAATCTTTGTAGGAGAGGAACTCCTGATGGGATCAGGAATCGCACTCTATAAATACACCATTAGAAGACATAATATCAGGGGtgagaaaaaataccgaatttttgaTATACTAAGATTACTGTACCGAAAAATGCCGATTTATCGAATTTTTGGTATACGAAGATTTCGGTATTGTATGGTAACAATATCGAATTTTTCGGTACAATAACGGTATTCAATctgaaaatttttgtatataccgaaataccaaaaaatatataaaattttaaaatatataatatttgaaaacaataaatttataacattttaaaaatgtaaggttttttctgtataaaacggtatatatcgatatcgtaccgaaatctcggtataccgtaaaatttcggtataatcaGTACGCTAATTATATGTACCGCAATTTCGATATGTCAATTTTCGATAtactgaaaatttcggtacggtatcgagATGAATTTACTTATATCGTAATTTTCGATATGgtatacaatatataattttatgtaCGGTATAGTACGGTATACCCTCCATAcataatatacaacaaaattttTTCACACAATTACATACACAAAATTCACAAAACCTTCCCTTCATTGTCAAAACAAGTATCGGCCACTTCACAATTTTTGGTTGAAAAATTTGGCTATCATTGTTCTTCCATCGCCGCGCTTCTGTCGCTGCACCGACTCCAGATTTTAGAAATTCGGATGTCACAGTATCAACTCACAAATCGCTTGCGATTTCTATTGCAATTCAAGCGAAGAACGCATTCTCCGATCGTGGACCGGATTTGACTATCAACCAGAAGGAGATCCGTTCTTAGGGATTTATAAGAAAAAGTATCTCCACTTAAAAACCAGAATAATTTGGAGCCAGCGTTATATACGTACAtgtataaaaattataacacCCTATGAACGGTTTAATAAACATACGACGCCCAAGAACTATTTCAAATGTcggaacaaaaattttaaatttccacTGCGCCTTGGGTGTAAGAAAACGGTGCCCCAAAAGTAATATCGTCAAGTTCTTAATTATTGTTTGAGTTTCTAATACGCTGTATTTCGAGATCATTAATATATAGCCAAGAAAAGTCTATTAAATGTGTTCCTTTTAAATGTGTCacaagaaaatagagtcttttAGATTGTTTAAGTCCTTGTATAAGTGTAACTTTTGAGATTTAGTGGAATCACTTGATATCTGGGTCGAACCCTGTAGAAATAGGAAATTGTAAAAGTGGAAAAATGAAGAAGAGAAAACCAGATTAACACATATANNNNNNNNNNNNNNNNNNNNNNNNNNNNNNNNNNNNNNNNNNNNNNNNNNNNNNNNNNNNNNNNNNNNNNNNNNNNNNNNNNNNNNNNNNNNNNNNNNNNNNNNNNNNNNNNNNNNNNNNNNNNNNNNNNNNNNNNNNNNNNNNNNNNNNNNNNNNNNNNNNNNNNNNNNNNNNNNNNNNNNNNNNNNNNNNNNNNNNNNNNNNNNNNNNTATATAGACGTTTAATAATCCTTAAGGTGGAGTACTTGTGGGGATCAGATTTAAAGCCAAGGAATTTGAAATTATCGTTTTAAATGAGTGTTTGAAAGAgcttttacgatttttttttttagagattGTAAAGAAGTGAATGAGAAGCAAAAGTATAGAATGTTTGGAAATAAAATTCCACAACTAATACAAGTTAAAGTTGGactattttgaaaaaaatagctTTCAAACTTATATTTTTGGTAAAATGACAATAATATCCCCTTAATTATACAACATTTATCTCTTTGAATTATCTAAATTTGGGTACGAATATCATcaacaatttatttatataataattattatattttgaatattttttaccaAAATAATTTATCTTGTTATATGTGAGTGCTTGAAAATTtagattatattaaaaaaaaaataacaacatttgtacaaatgcataaaatgaattaaaaaatactaggaaaattataaaaaatacaaaaataatttaaaaataaattcttatgatttgaaatttatgaattCTATCCAAAACTCTTAAAaacttatatataaataaaatataaattttaaaaaatttccaaaattatttatacaaattGAAAACAATTGTGAAATATCGTAAGTTTTTAAGGATGATAATGtcaaatcataattttatatcattaacaaaataacacaaagaaaaaaaaacatttcaatCTTACTTTTAACTAAAAACCAAGGATGACAATATCTTTCGAACCTCTTGGAGATTCCAATACCCGACCCAAATGAAGGAGGATattgaggttttttttttaccaaattaAATGATCNTGTTAATTgtaatatgtttttattgaaTTATGGTGGTTGGATgtagtgaaatttttttaatataaagataatgatatttttgtaaGTTAACGGTAATGAAATAAtctatttctattattttttttatttcttttatgatATTTAGTTTGTTCATTTtaatctttaatatttttattgttattatctTAAGAATTTGATATATATGCATAGCTTCGtccaaataattcaaatttgaaaaaattaaaattgtacgTGGTAATAAgatatttggataaatattaaTTTCCGATCCTTTTATAGGTATGGATATATGTTGATGAAAGTTGAATATCCAACCGAGATAAAGATGATGATATAATTAATTGGGATGATGATATAATAAATGAGGATGAAAATTGAAACACGTACCATTTactttaataaataaaaggaTTGTATCTACATACAGACTTTAAAATTCACGGGAAGTCGGTGGAAATGTCTGAATAAATATTTGGTAATTAAGACGACAAATCCTATGCTACATTAATATTATTGAAGACTGTAACAATATATATCTATatcaaacaaattaaataaattttttttttgaaaacccGAAATTTTTCTATGGATTAGAGTGTTTAGATACTAtgctaaatatatcaaattcaaaacaaaattatcgccaaattttctattttttacttATAAACTTAAGGTACGTTATTCTcgataaaatgattttattacatGTTTTACACGAAAAAGTTGTCTTTCGTCGAATTTACAACAGGAAATTAAGAACAAATAGTTTCTACAATGCTATGCTATATTATTAAGCATcgatttctttttcttaaaagtaattagttttatttatttttctgagAGTTACTTTTAGTAATTTTAAGACAGTAACAAACATATCCCTTCTCATTtaataaaagattaattaattccATAAactaatttttggaaaattatcgTCCATCTATAATAATTTCCACTCATATTCCTACTTTTACAGATTatcataatttatattcatACTTTCGAATTGATAATGACAGGGAATATatagtttttaattttataatcagAATAAATAGTTGGAAATAATTTAATCCACTTAGGCGGATCGATGGCAGCGAGATAGCATGGATTACTGGATTAAGATAACCAAAAGCAAAGACTTCACAGAACAAACTTAAAGTACATTGACAGCAAAAAACTCCAAACAAAGCCATGCAAAACGTAACAACGTCACATAGATAACACACCATTATACTCATAAAACCCAACGTATTATGCAGCTCATTCGAAGCTAGCTACCATGACTTCAAGGATTCGGCAACACACCGCCGGCACCACCCACGCCGCCGCCAACTCCGCCGCCTAAACCTCCCAAACCCCCTATTCCGCCGCCCAAACCGCCAGCATTACCTAAACCCCATACTCCGCCAACGGGATTACCGTTGGGTCCTGTTCCAAGGACGCCTCCAACGCCGTTAAGTCCACCATTTTGTCCACCAATGCCGGTGGCGCCACCGACACCACCGAACGGTATCCCATTACTTCCGACGCCACCGTAGCCACCCAAGCCACCGAAAGAGATGAAGTTCTTTTGATCAGTTAGACCATTGTCACCTTGCAAAACCCTAGCCGCCCCTTGCTGAGCCACAACAAGAGCTACAAGAACCACGAAACTCCACTTCGCCATTTTCTCTATTCTTCTCACCAAACTTgctcttctttatttttttcctccttCACTCTCTCTTTTACTAAGCCAATACTTGCTTGATACCTGAGAAAGAAGTGTGGATGACCCCTTTTAAAGACGCTGTCTGACCTCTGGGTACAGAAAACAGTTGGGAAAAGTAAATGCATGATATCaacttaattatatatatatatacatatatatatagacacacacacattccATGATGCGTTGTGTAGCATTAGCATGTGTGATGTGTAAGACCTAAACCTGGCGAGGTTGCTAAGCAAGTATATTTACTGCATGCCCATGAGTTCGCTGGAAATAGCAGGGCCCCTTCGCTGGAAATAGCAGGGCCCCCTCCTTGCATGTGTAGGTCACCGTTTTCTTACACTTACAGtgcaacaaaatttaaaatattttgttttgacgTTCTGGGTAtcgtatatttaaaataaacattcatacGACGTTTAATGTTATGCATTCGCGTTTAAAACGCTggctccaaactattccgattTTCAGGCTGAGATAGTCCTTCTTGTAACTCTCTACGAACGAATTTTGCCTTTTGGTATGAATTATGACCTCTTAAGGTATGTTTATAGAGTGCGACTCTTGATCCCATCAGCCATCAGGACTCTCTCTCCCACAAATATTCATAATTCTTCTCATACTAGGACTCTATATtccattataataaaattatcataatattaatatgtaatgtatttattaacttttgataaaaaaatgatacattaataccatatatatatatatatacattgatATATTTACACACACTTTTAATACATGCatagatatattaattaaattaaattgaaattatttaatttatttaatttactcattatttaatttaattctataTACATCTAGAACATTTTATGAGAATTCGTACAAATCAGTAGTCACCACTATTAGTACtaacatttaattagtaaattttaaattcactaaataaattattctgaactcattataactctGATCGATTATCCGAGAACGTCAATGTATCAAGgatacaagtcttgttcatataatgaaaacgAAAATTCCGAATATCAgcattttcacttaccatattggaCAGCTGTCAGTTTAATAAACTATTTCACCAAAACAGACAGTTTCACTTTTCTTCCATAATTAGCAATTAAGctaactttcatttcttccatCCAATGGAATTaccttataaactcatttataagcatCCTACTTGATCTTCATCAAATTATAAGtcgccaaattcaactccttgaactttgAATTTCTCGACGGGAACACAAagtccgatacttgtgtgaccctcaatggtccagggatacaactagtcgtgggttcacatctccatgtgattcagaataaaatttattcttattcggacgtaccctagttagccccattcttttcatcaactccttgatcaagaatgtcagaactcatttgtGATTGCCCCATCAGATCATAGTCAGAGAGTCTAGTAGCATTGCTCCATGATTCCCTATATATGCATCATTGATAGTGCCTGTAAGAGCCTTAAGTAATGGTTAGCATATAGTATGGTCCcatcaactcatatatctcgatcgaatctgcaatcatggtatattgagagttgcatataaattcgataatgatgtgatttatctttgagtaataatagtggcACAATATGTTAAACTAGGGAAACACCTTTctctaaagcacatttcttgctctggtcATAAACtcattgcactattaactcatcaaatCACATAAGATATATTCACCCATAGGCAAATgatgaatcctcgactacaatgcatttgcttctacgtatttcgaaactacaccctaCCTCACCACCCGATGACCCTCAATGAAGTCAGTAAACgtatcaaagtgcatgctagtacgtatagccctaCACTGTCACGAGtcaaaagactaatggtgtaaaaccataaccgcagactatttcactcgataagtgagaaccacttggatagTTCGAGGGAGAATTATTCAGtgtatcatcatatgatcaccaaTCTGCataatggacatctccatgccatTGTCATGAAACATGACGTTCATATAACAGATGTTAATCTCAaactcaagcgacctttatccttattttaggtggctgattcgactagaaactcgtttagaatatacaatgtactttctaatgagtttcatgatctttcGTTGAAAGACAGACCTCAtgatacctattgtatattcaaaaactttatctatgcagcctGCGTTGGTAAATATATATCTATGCTGCTTACTTCTACGTTGGTCAAGATATTGAATTCAAAATACTGAACATCAAGTTTGAATATTTACGTTAAATTACAACTccaaccatatatatatatatatatacataaaaatatatatagagaatCAAGTGCTCGAATTATCATAATTTGAAACCTTTTCATCAATCCGAGTTGAGCTACAAATAGCAAGACTGAGTGCAGAAATGGAAAACCAGTATTTGCAGTGGCTATGCATGCCAGCTAATCACCCTTCACCCAACCCAttaaatttattgcatttcagaGTGA
This window of the Primulina huaijiensis isolate GDHJ02 chromosome 3, ASM1229523v2, whole genome shotgun sequence genome carries:
- the LOC140972162 gene encoding uncharacterized protein, producing the protein MAKWSFVVLVALVVAQQGAARVLQGDNGLTDQKNFISFGGLGGYGGVGSNGIPFGGVGGATGIGGQNGGLNGVGGVLGTGPNGNPVGGVWGLGNAGGLGGGIGGLGGLGGGVGGGVGGAGGVLPNP